One part of the Mycobacterium marinum genome encodes these proteins:
- the rpmE gene encoding 50S ribosomal protein L31, giving the protein MKSDIHPTYEETTVVCGCGNTFQTRSTKQGGRIVAEVCSQCHPFYTGKQKILDSGGRVARFERRYGKRKAGADKDQAAADK; this is encoded by the coding sequence ATGAAATCTGACATTCATCCCACCTACGAGGAGACCACTGTGGTCTGCGGGTGCGGAAACACGTTCCAGACGCGGAGCACCAAGCAGGGCGGCCGTATCGTGGCCGAGGTTTGCTCGCAGTGCCATCCGTTCTACACCGGCAAGCAGAAGATCCTCGACAGCGGTGGTCGGGTTGCCCGCTTCGAGCGTCGCTACGGCAAGCGCAAGGCCGGAGCCGACAAGGACCAGGCGGCGGCCGACAAGTAG
- the thrB gene encoding homoserine kinase, with protein MTQVLPSGLVASAVVAASSANLGPGFDSLGLALSLYDEIVLETTDSGLEVVVEGEGAGQVPLNSEHLVVRAIQHGLRAVGVTAAGLIVRCRNDIPHSRGLGSSASAVVGGLAAVNGLVSQAGWVPLSDQQLIQLSSEFEGHPDNAAAAVLGGAVVSWIERCGDRADYSAVQLDLHPDIHLFSAIPEVRSSTAETRVLLPDLVSHDDARFNISRAALLVVALTQRPDLLMAATEDVLHQPQRASAMPASAEYLQLLRRHKVAATLSGAGPALIALSTDPDLPPEAVEYGAANGFTITAMTAGDRVRWKPGVAFGD; from the coding sequence GTGACACAGGTATTGCCCTCGGGTCTGGTGGCGAGTGCCGTCGTAGCGGCATCAAGTGCCAACCTCGGCCCGGGGTTCGACAGTCTCGGCCTCGCATTGAGTCTCTACGACGAAATCGTGCTTGAGACAACCGATTCCGGGTTGGAAGTGGTGGTCGAAGGCGAGGGGGCCGGCCAGGTTCCGCTCAACTCTGAACACTTGGTTGTGCGCGCCATCCAGCACGGGCTGCGAGCCGTGGGTGTTACCGCGGCTGGCCTAATTGTGCGCTGCCGCAATGATATTCCGCATTCCCGTGGTCTCGGATCGTCCGCGTCGGCGGTAGTTGGTGGCCTCGCCGCCGTCAACGGCCTTGTCTCACAAGCTGGTTGGGTGCCATTGAGCGACCAGCAGCTGATCCAGCTGTCTTCGGAATTTGAAGGCCACCCCGACAACGCCGCGGCCGCTGTGCTCGGCGGTGCGGTGGTTTCTTGGATTGAGCGTTGCGGTGACCGTGCCGACTACTCGGCCGTGCAGCTAGATCTTCACCCCGATATTCACTTGTTCTCGGCGATTCCCGAGGTGCGCTCCTCGACCGCGGAGACTCGGGTGCTGCTGCCTGACCTGGTCAGCCATGACGATGCGCGATTCAACATCAGCCGCGCCGCATTGCTCGTGGTTGCCCTCACCCAACGGCCCGATTTGTTGATGGCGGCCACCGAAGACGTCCTCCATCAGCCCCAGCGTGCCTCGGCAATGCCGGCCTCGGCGGAATATTTGCAGCTGTTGCGGCGTCATAAAGTGGCAGCGACTCTTTCCGGGGCTGGACCGGCGCTGATTGCGTTGAGCACCGACCCGGACTTGCCCCCGGAAGCGGTCGAGTACGGTGCCGCAAATGGATTCACAATTACCGCGATGACCGCGGGTGACAGGGTCCGGTGGAAGCCCGGAGTGGCATTCGGCGACTGA
- the rho gene encoding transcription termination factor Rho has product MTDTDLITAGESTDADKKSDSVTKDSSDLNTAAPTGALATMVLPELRALANQVGVKGTSGMRKNELIAAIQEFRDRANGTPAAAEPTSDSGEQKSSASPEAPAVDEATKDAPQQEQNASSDATVRRERRRSSRDSGTSSRDGADSAGESTDRRGKRAAGGDADNNQKAPEKNPEDAKTDGGAAESGGDQGTGQQGSGGQQSRGEDDGEGRQGRRGRRFRDRRRRGERSGDGSDSELREDDVVQPVAGILDVLDNYAFVRTSGYLAGPHDVYVSMNMVRKNGLRRGDAVTGAVRVPREGEQPNQRQKFNPLVRLDSVNGGSVEDAKKRPEFGKLTPLYPNQRLRLETTPERLTTRVIDLIMPIGKGQRALIVSPPKAGKTTILQDIANAITKNNPECHLMVVLVDERPEEVTDMTRSVKGEVIASTFDRPPSDHTSVAELAIERAKRLVEQGKDVVVLLDSITRLGRAYNNASPASGRILSGGVDSTALYPPKRFLGAARNIEEGGSLTIIATAMVETGSTGDTVIFEEFKGTGNAELKLDRKIAERRVFPAVDVNPSGTRKDELLLSPDEFAIVHKLRRVLSGLDSHQAIDLLMSQLRKTKNNYEFLVQVSKTTPGNMDND; this is encoded by the coding sequence GTGACTGATACGGACCTCATCACGGCTGGCGAAAGCACCGACGCTGATAAGAAGTCGGATTCCGTGACAAAAGACAGTTCCGACCTCAATACTGCTGCGCCGACCGGCGCGCTGGCCACCATGGTGCTGCCCGAACTGCGTGCGCTGGCCAACCAAGTTGGTGTCAAGGGGACGTCGGGCATGCGTAAGAACGAGCTGATCGCCGCGATCCAAGAATTTCGGGACCGCGCCAACGGCACGCCCGCGGCCGCCGAGCCGACCTCGGATTCCGGCGAACAGAAGTCCTCGGCGAGTCCCGAGGCCCCGGCGGTCGACGAGGCCACCAAAGACGCTCCTCAACAGGAGCAAAACGCCTCATCTGACGCCACGGTGCGCCGCGAGCGGCGCAGATCCTCGCGTGACTCGGGAACGTCGTCACGTGACGGCGCCGACTCGGCTGGCGAAAGCACAGATAGACGAGGGAAACGGGCCGCCGGCGGCGATGCCGACAACAATCAGAAGGCGCCGGAAAAGAATCCAGAAGACGCCAAGACTGACGGGGGAGCAGCGGAGTCGGGCGGTGACCAAGGCACCGGCCAGCAGGGCTCGGGTGGCCAGCAATCGCGCGGCGAAGACGATGGCGAAGGGCGGCAGGGCCGGCGAGGACGCCGATTCCGCGACCGCCGGCGTCGTGGGGAGCGCTCGGGTGACGGTTCCGACTCCGAGTTGCGTGAGGATGACGTCGTCCAGCCGGTCGCCGGCATTCTTGACGTGCTCGACAACTACGCCTTTGTGCGTACCTCCGGCTACCTTGCCGGCCCGCACGACGTCTACGTGTCGATGAACATGGTGCGCAAGAACGGCCTGCGCCGCGGCGACGCGGTCACCGGCGCCGTTCGGGTTCCGCGCGAAGGCGAGCAGCCCAACCAGCGGCAGAAATTCAACCCGCTGGTGCGGTTGGACAGCGTCAACGGGGGATCGGTCGAAGACGCCAAGAAGCGGCCCGAATTCGGCAAGCTGACGCCGCTCTACCCCAACCAGCGTCTTCGCTTGGAAACCACCCCAGAGCGGCTGACCACACGGGTCATCGATCTGATCATGCCGATTGGCAAGGGCCAGCGCGCGCTGATCGTCTCGCCCCCCAAGGCCGGTAAGACGACGATCCTGCAGGACATCGCCAACGCCATTACCAAGAACAATCCGGAATGCCACCTCATGGTCGTGCTCGTCGACGAGCGGCCCGAGGAGGTCACCGACATGACGCGTTCGGTCAAGGGTGAGGTCATCGCCTCAACGTTCGACCGACCGCCATCCGACCACACGTCGGTCGCGGAGCTGGCCATCGAGCGTGCCAAGCGCCTCGTGGAGCAGGGCAAAGACGTCGTGGTGCTGCTGGACTCCATCACCCGGTTGGGGCGTGCCTACAACAACGCGTCACCGGCATCGGGCCGGATCCTGTCCGGTGGTGTCGACTCCACCGCGCTGTACCCGCCCAAGCGATTCCTGGGCGCGGCACGCAACATCGAAGAAGGCGGCTCGCTGACCATCATCGCGACCGCGATGGTCGAGACTGGCTCCACCGGTGACACCGTCATCTTCGAAGAGTTCAAGGGCACCGGCAACGCCGAGCTCAAGCTGGACCGCAAGATCGCCGAACGGCGCGTCTTCCCCGCGGTCGACGTAAACCCGTCGGGTACCCGTAAAGATGAGCTGCTGCTCTCACCTGACGAGTTCGCCATCGTCCACAAGCTGCGTCGCGTGCTGTCCGGCCTGGATTCCCACCAGGCCATCGACCTGCTGATGTCGCAGCTGCGGAAGACCAAGAACAACTACGAGTTCCTCGTGCAGGTCTCCAAGACCACACCAGGAAATATGGACAACGACTAG